The Vicia villosa cultivar HV-30 ecotype Madison, WI linkage group LG1, Vvil1.0, whole genome shotgun sequence genome includes a region encoding these proteins:
- the LOC131635323 gene encoding methylmalonate-semialdehyde dehydrogenase [acylating], mitochondrial-like: MLQLSIQRAKLKFLMPGISVLGNSHFSTAAHSSSSNRNAPRVPNLIGGKFLDSKASNFIDVINPATQEVVSQIPLTTDEEFKAAVSAAKKAFPAWRNTPVTTRQRVMLKLQELIRRDMDKLALNVTTEQGKTLKDAQGDVFRGLEVVEHACGMGTLQMGEYVSNVSHGVDTYSVREPIGVCAGICPFNFPAMIPLWMFPVAVTCGNTFVLKPSEKDPGASMMLAELALEAGLPEGVLNVVHGTHDVVNAICDDDDIKAISFVGSNVAGMHIYSRAAAKGKRVQSNMGAKNHAIVMPDANVDATVNALVAAGFGAAGQRCMALSTVVFVGGAKQWETKIIERAKALKVNAGTEPDADLGPVISKQAKERVHSLVQSGVESGAKLLLDGRNIVVPGYESGNFVGPTILSNITTNMECYKEEIFGPVLLFMEADSLEDAINIINKNKYGNGASIFTTSGVAARKFQTEIEAGQVGVNVPIPVPLPFFSFTGNKASFAGDLNFYGKAGVNFFTQIKTITQQWKDSVGGSKLNMAMPTSQKS; encoded by the exons ATGTTGCAGCTTTCTATTCAACGCG CAAAGTTGAAGTTTCTCATGCCTGGGATCTCTGTTTTGGGAAATTCTCATTTTTCAACAGCGGCTCATTCATCTTCCAGTAACCGCAATGCTCCG AGGGTTCCGAATCTTATTGGGGGAAAGTTTCTTGACTCAAAAGCATCAAATTTCATCGATGTTATAAACCCG GCAACACAAGAAGTTGTTTCACAAATTCCGTTGACTACTGATGAAGAGTTTAAAGCTGCTGTATCTGCTGCAAAGAAGGCATTTCCAGCATGGCGTAACACTCCGGTAACGACTCGTCAACGTGTTATGTTGAAACTCCAGGAGCTCATACGCAGAGATATG GATAAACTTGCTCTCAATGTGACAACTGAACAAGGAAAGACACTGAAGGATGCACAAGGAGATGTATTTCGTGGCTTAG AGGTGGTTGAACATGCTTGTGGAATGGGAACTCTACAAATGGGAGAGTATGTTTCAAATGTATCACACGGGGTCGACACATACAGCGTTAGAGAACCAATTGGTGTTTGTGCTGGAATTTGTCCTTTCAACTTTCCTGCCATGATTCCCCTTTGG ATGTTTCCTGTGGCTGTTACATGTGGCAATACCTTTGTTCTAAAACCATCAGAGAAAGACCCAG GTGCTTCTATGATGCTTGCAGAATTGGCATTGGAGGCCGGTTTGCCTGAGGGTGTCTTAAATGTTGTTCATGGAACTCAT GATGTTGTGAATGCCATTTGTGATGATGACGATATTAAAGCCATATCATTTGTTGGTTCTAATGTT GCCGGAATGCACATATATTCAAGGGCAGCAGCTAAAGGAAAACGTGTTCAG TCTAATATGGGGGCCAAAAATCATGCAATTGTCATGCCAGATGCAAATGTCGATGCCACTGTAAATGCTCTAGTTGCTGCTGGTTTTGGAGCTGCTGGACAGAGGTGCATGGCTCTCAGCACAGTTGTTTTTGTGGGAGGCGCCAAACAATG GGAAACAAAAATCATAGAGCGTGCGAAAGCTCTTAAAGTAAATGCTGGAACTGAACCTGATGCAGATCTTGGTCCGGTTATTAGCAAACAA GCAAAGGAGCGGGTGCACTCATTAGTTCAATCTGGAGTCGAGAGTGGTGCCAAACTGCTGCTTGATGGAAGAAATATAGTG GTCCCAGGATATGAATCTGGAAATTTTGTTGGCCCAACCATCTTATCAAATATCACTACCAACATGGAGTGCTACAAG GAGGAGATTTTTGGCCCAGTTCTTCTTTTTATGGAG GCTGATAGCTTGGAAGATGCCATAAacattatcaacaaaaacaa GTATGGAAATGGTGCTTCTATATTTACTACTTCCGGTGTCGCTGCAAGGAAATTTCAGACCGAGATTGAGGCCGGGCAG GTTGGAGTCAATGTTCCTATTCCAGTTCCTTTGCCATTTTTCTCGTTTACTGGTAACAAGGCCTCATTTGCTGGCGATCTCAATTTCTACG GCAAGGCAGGGGTTAACTTTTTTACACAAATCAAAACAATAACTCAGCAGTGGAAGGATTCAGTAGGTGGTAGCAAGCTTAACATGGCAATGCCAACCTCTCAAAAATCTTGA
- the LOC131635305 gene encoding uncharacterized protein LOC131635305 isoform X3: MMLHMAFSWFLKLAFKFLHHFAWPLLALVYPLCASIQAMETDSYAETKNLISYWILLSFIYLFEYAFINLLPWLRVWLYIKLMIVFLLTIPDFGRASYVYNNVIRPMKLQIVAWRFSNYWRKCFVEKDEFLMHAERYVKENGTEALEKLIASKIPIPRLDAEVTNEIISTDNKEMLKDIPVMPKVGPSQSTSSATGVTKGTVESGRAGGEVPQSSSTQKEMQKVWSCASPATGITKGTAENDRAGGEVPQSSSTQKEMQKEWTCTLCLVTTSSEITLNSHLSGRRHRAATEALIAKKQPTLQKQKDAEVKNEILATDNKQMVKTNGDQRLQTEHKDIKGKKEIPATKQRTYANPVASQKASSSAVVETKGTAESARAGGEIPQSSSTLKEVQKEWTCALCLVTTSSEATLFSHLKGKKHMASYEAALKAKRQTALQKLKIYQPKEEVKQKNVNNILSSKVKNGDGIVNKEEDVKQKSVNNMLNSKVKNGDGIVNKVLKVVLDNKVEKLQKSMSEPVGIHNSKLMCRVCNAILHCENNVVSHLNGKKHLANMQSKVDSLNNLRGIGIA; the protein is encoded by the exons ATGATGTTACATATGGCTTTTTCATGGTTTCTTAAACTGGCtttcaaattccttcatcatTTCGCATG GCCTCTTCTTGCTTTGGTGTATCCTCT GTGTGCTTCCATACAGGCAATGGAAACTGATTCTTATGCAGAAACTAAGAATTTGATCTCATATTGGATACTTCTTTCATTTATTTACCTCTTTGAGTATGCTTTTATCAACCTTCTACCATG GTTGAGGGTCTGGCTGTACATTAAGCTAATGATCGTCTTTTTGCTCACCATACCGGACTTTGGACGGGCTTCTTATGTTTATAATAACGTTATTCGCCCCATGAAATTACAAATAGTTGCGTGGAGGTTTAGTAACTATTGGAGGAAGTGTTTTGTTGAGAAAGATGAGTTTTTAATGCATGCAGAGAGATATGTGAAAGAGAATGGAACTGAAGCCTTAGAGAAACTTATTGCTAGCAAG ATCCCAATACCTAGGCTTGATGCAGAAGTGACAAATGAAATCATATCTACTGATAATAAAGAAATGTTAAAG GATATTCCCGTCATGCCTAAAGTTGGGCCAAGTCAAAGTACATCATCAGCCACAGGAGTAACCAAAGGAACTGTGGAGAGTGGTAGAGCTGGTGGAGAGGTTCCTCAGAGTTCTTCTACACAGAAGGAAATGCAGAAAGTGTGGAGTTGTGCCTCACCAGCCACAGGGATAACAAAAGGAACTGCGGAGAATGACAGAGCTGGTGGAGAGGTTCCTCAGAGTTCTTCTACACAGAAGGAAATGCAGAAAGAGTGGACTTGTACTTTATGTTTGGTAACAACATCGAGTGAGATAACCTTGAATTCCCACCTCAGTGGAAGGAGACACAGGGCTGCAACTGAAGCTTTAATAGCAAAGAAGCAACCTACTCTTCAGAAGCAAAAGGACGCAGAAGTGAAAAATGAAATCTTAGCTACGGATAATAAACAAATGGTAAAG ACAAATGGCGATCAAAGACTCCAAACAGAACACAAAGACATCAAAGGGAAAAAAGAAATTCCTGCAACCAAGCAA agAACCTATGCTAATCCTGTGGCAAGTCAAAAAGCATCATCATCAGCCGTAGTAGAAACCAAAGGAACAGCAGAGAGTGCCAGAGCTGGTGGAGAGATTCCTCAGAGTTCTTCTACTCTGAAGGAAGTGCAGAAAGAGTGGACTTGTGCTTTATGTTTGGTAACAACATCGAGTGAGGCAACCTTGTTTTCCCACCTTAAAGGGAAGAAACACATGGCTAGTTATGAAGCAGCTTTGAAAGCAAAGAGGCAAACTGCTctgcagaagctgaaaatctATCAGCCCAAAGAGGAGGTGAAACAGAAGAATGTTAACAATATTTTAAGTTCCAAGGTCAAGAATGGAGATGGTATTGTTAACAAAGAAGAGGATGTGAAACAGAAGAGTGTTAACAATATGTTAAATTCCAAGGTCAAGAATGGAGATGGTATTGTTAACAAAGTGCTGAAGGTAGTGTTGGATAATAAGGTGGAAAAACTGCAAAAGAGCATGTCTGAGCCTGTTGGCATACATAATTCCAAATTAATGTGTAGAGTCTGTAATGCTATCCTTCATTGTGAGAACAATGTTGTCTCTCACTTAAATGGGAAGAAGCATTTGGCTAACATGCAAAGCAAAGTTGATAGTTTAAATAACCTTAGGGGCATTGGCATTGCATGA
- the LOC131635305 gene encoding uncharacterized protein LOC131635305 isoform X1: MMLHMAFSWFLKLAFKFLHHFAWPLLALVYPLCASIQAMETDSYAETKNLISYWILLSFIYLFEYAFINLLPWLRVWLYIKLMIVFLLTIPDFGRASYVYNNVIRPMKLQIVAWRFSNYWRKCFVEKDEFLMHAERYVKENGTEALEKLIASKIPIPRLDAEVTNEIISTDNKEMLKTNGESLQTEHLDMKDLEAIEKRETPATKQDIPVMPKVGPSQSTSSATGVTKGTVESGRAGGEVPQSSSTQKEMQKVWSCASPATGITKGTAENDRAGGEVPQSSSTQKEMQKEWTCTLCLVTTSSEITLNSHLSGRRHRAATEALIAKKQPTLQKQKDAEVKNEILATDNKQMVKTNGDQRLQTEHKDIKGKKEIPATKQRTYANPVASQKASSSAVVETKGTAESARAGGEIPQSSSTLKEVQKEWTCALCLVTTSSEATLFSHLKGKKHMASYEAALKAKRQTALQKLKIYQPKEEVKQKNVNNILSSKVKNGDGIVNKEEDVKQKSVNNMLNSKVKNGDGIVNKVLKVVLDNKVEKLQKSMSEPVGIHNSKLMCRVCNAILHCENNVVSHLNGKKHLANMQSKVDSLNNLRGIGIA, from the exons ATGATGTTACATATGGCTTTTTCATGGTTTCTTAAACTGGCtttcaaattccttcatcatTTCGCATG GCCTCTTCTTGCTTTGGTGTATCCTCT GTGTGCTTCCATACAGGCAATGGAAACTGATTCTTATGCAGAAACTAAGAATTTGATCTCATATTGGATACTTCTTTCATTTATTTACCTCTTTGAGTATGCTTTTATCAACCTTCTACCATG GTTGAGGGTCTGGCTGTACATTAAGCTAATGATCGTCTTTTTGCTCACCATACCGGACTTTGGACGGGCTTCTTATGTTTATAATAACGTTATTCGCCCCATGAAATTACAAATAGTTGCGTGGAGGTTTAGTAACTATTGGAGGAAGTGTTTTGTTGAGAAAGATGAGTTTTTAATGCATGCAGAGAGATATGTGAAAGAGAATGGAACTGAAGCCTTAGAGAAACTTATTGCTAGCAAG ATCCCAATACCTAGGCTTGATGCAGAAGTGACAAATGAAATCATATCTACTGATAATAAAGAAATGTTAAAG ACAAATGGAGAAAGCCTCCAAACTGAGCACCTAGACATGAAAGATTTGGAGGCTATTGAGAAAAGAGAAACTCCTGCTACCAAGCAA GATATTCCCGTCATGCCTAAAGTTGGGCCAAGTCAAAGTACATCATCAGCCACAGGAGTAACCAAAGGAACTGTGGAGAGTGGTAGAGCTGGTGGAGAGGTTCCTCAGAGTTCTTCTACACAGAAGGAAATGCAGAAAGTGTGGAGTTGTGCCTCACCAGCCACAGGGATAACAAAAGGAACTGCGGAGAATGACAGAGCTGGTGGAGAGGTTCCTCAGAGTTCTTCTACACAGAAGGAAATGCAGAAAGAGTGGACTTGTACTTTATGTTTGGTAACAACATCGAGTGAGATAACCTTGAATTCCCACCTCAGTGGAAGGAGACACAGGGCTGCAACTGAAGCTTTAATAGCAAAGAAGCAACCTACTCTTCAGAAGCAAAAGGACGCAGAAGTGAAAAATGAAATCTTAGCTACGGATAATAAACAAATGGTAAAG ACAAATGGCGATCAAAGACTCCAAACAGAACACAAAGACATCAAAGGGAAAAAAGAAATTCCTGCAACCAAGCAA agAACCTATGCTAATCCTGTGGCAAGTCAAAAAGCATCATCATCAGCCGTAGTAGAAACCAAAGGAACAGCAGAGAGTGCCAGAGCTGGTGGAGAGATTCCTCAGAGTTCTTCTACTCTGAAGGAAGTGCAGAAAGAGTGGACTTGTGCTTTATGTTTGGTAACAACATCGAGTGAGGCAACCTTGTTTTCCCACCTTAAAGGGAAGAAACACATGGCTAGTTATGAAGCAGCTTTGAAAGCAAAGAGGCAAACTGCTctgcagaagctgaaaatctATCAGCCCAAAGAGGAGGTGAAACAGAAGAATGTTAACAATATTTTAAGTTCCAAGGTCAAGAATGGAGATGGTATTGTTAACAAAGAAGAGGATGTGAAACAGAAGAGTGTTAACAATATGTTAAATTCCAAGGTCAAGAATGGAGATGGTATTGTTAACAAAGTGCTGAAGGTAGTGTTGGATAATAAGGTGGAAAAACTGCAAAAGAGCATGTCTGAGCCTGTTGGCATACATAATTCCAAATTAATGTGTAGAGTCTGTAATGCTATCCTTCATTGTGAGAACAATGTTGTCTCTCACTTAAATGGGAAGAAGCATTTGGCTAACATGCAAAGCAAAGTTGATAGTTTAAATAACCTTAGGGGCATTGGCATTGCATGA
- the LOC131635305 gene encoding uncharacterized protein LOC131635305 isoform X2 encodes MMLHMAFSWFLKLAFKFLHHFAWPLLALVYPLCASIQAMETDSYAETKNLISYWILLSFIYLFEYAFINLLPWLRVWLYIKLMIVFLLTIPDFGRASYVYNNVIRPMKLQIVAWRFSNYWRKCFVEKDEFLMHAERYVKENGTEALEKLIASKIPIPRLDAEVTNEIISTDNKEMLKTNGESLQTEHLDMKDLEAIEKRETPATKQDIPVMPKVGPSQSTSSATGVTKGTVESGRAGGEVPQSSSTQKEMQKVWSCASPATGITKGTAENDRAGGEVPQSSSTQKEMQKEWTCTLCLVTTSSEITLNSHLSGRRHRAATEALIAKKQPTLQKQKDAEVKNEILATDNKQMTNGDQRLQTEHKDIKGKKEIPATKQRTYANPVASQKASSSAVVETKGTAESARAGGEIPQSSSTLKEVQKEWTCALCLVTTSSEATLFSHLKGKKHMASYEAALKAKRQTALQKLKIYQPKEEVKQKNVNNILSSKVKNGDGIVNKEEDVKQKSVNNMLNSKVKNGDGIVNKVLKVVLDNKVEKLQKSMSEPVGIHNSKLMCRVCNAILHCENNVVSHLNGKKHLANMQSKVDSLNNLRGIGIA; translated from the exons ATGATGTTACATATGGCTTTTTCATGGTTTCTTAAACTGGCtttcaaattccttcatcatTTCGCATG GCCTCTTCTTGCTTTGGTGTATCCTCT GTGTGCTTCCATACAGGCAATGGAAACTGATTCTTATGCAGAAACTAAGAATTTGATCTCATATTGGATACTTCTTTCATTTATTTACCTCTTTGAGTATGCTTTTATCAACCTTCTACCATG GTTGAGGGTCTGGCTGTACATTAAGCTAATGATCGTCTTTTTGCTCACCATACCGGACTTTGGACGGGCTTCTTATGTTTATAATAACGTTATTCGCCCCATGAAATTACAAATAGTTGCGTGGAGGTTTAGTAACTATTGGAGGAAGTGTTTTGTTGAGAAAGATGAGTTTTTAATGCATGCAGAGAGATATGTGAAAGAGAATGGAACTGAAGCCTTAGAGAAACTTATTGCTAGCAAG ATCCCAATACCTAGGCTTGATGCAGAAGTGACAAATGAAATCATATCTACTGATAATAAAGAAATGTTAAAG ACAAATGGAGAAAGCCTCCAAACTGAGCACCTAGACATGAAAGATTTGGAGGCTATTGAGAAAAGAGAAACTCCTGCTACCAAGCAA GATATTCCCGTCATGCCTAAAGTTGGGCCAAGTCAAAGTACATCATCAGCCACAGGAGTAACCAAAGGAACTGTGGAGAGTGGTAGAGCTGGTGGAGAGGTTCCTCAGAGTTCTTCTACACAGAAGGAAATGCAGAAAGTGTGGAGTTGTGCCTCACCAGCCACAGGGATAACAAAAGGAACTGCGGAGAATGACAGAGCTGGTGGAGAGGTTCCTCAGAGTTCTTCTACACAGAAGGAAATGCAGAAAGAGTGGACTTGTACTTTATGTTTGGTAACAACATCGAGTGAGATAACCTTGAATTCCCACCTCAGTGGAAGGAGACACAGGGCTGCAACTGAAGCTTTAATAGCAAAGAAGCAACCTACTCTTCAGAAGCAAAAGGACGCAGAAGTGAAAAATGAAATCTTAGCTACGGATAATAAACAAATG ACAAATGGCGATCAAAGACTCCAAACAGAACACAAAGACATCAAAGGGAAAAAAGAAATTCCTGCAACCAAGCAA agAACCTATGCTAATCCTGTGGCAAGTCAAAAAGCATCATCATCAGCCGTAGTAGAAACCAAAGGAACAGCAGAGAGTGCCAGAGCTGGTGGAGAGATTCCTCAGAGTTCTTCTACTCTGAAGGAAGTGCAGAAAGAGTGGACTTGTGCTTTATGTTTGGTAACAACATCGAGTGAGGCAACCTTGTTTTCCCACCTTAAAGGGAAGAAACACATGGCTAGTTATGAAGCAGCTTTGAAAGCAAAGAGGCAAACTGCTctgcagaagctgaaaatctATCAGCCCAAAGAGGAGGTGAAACAGAAGAATGTTAACAATATTTTAAGTTCCAAGGTCAAGAATGGAGATGGTATTGTTAACAAAGAAGAGGATGTGAAACAGAAGAGTGTTAACAATATGTTAAATTCCAAGGTCAAGAATGGAGATGGTATTGTTAACAAAGTGCTGAAGGTAGTGTTGGATAATAAGGTGGAAAAACTGCAAAAGAGCATGTCTGAGCCTGTTGGCATACATAATTCCAAATTAATGTGTAGAGTCTGTAATGCTATCCTTCATTGTGAGAACAATGTTGTCTCTCACTTAAATGGGAAGAAGCATTTGGCTAACATGCAAAGCAAAGTTGATAGTTTAAATAACCTTAGGGGCATTGGCATTGCATGA
- the LOC131620291 gene encoding uncharacterized protein LOC131620291: MVFSWFLKLSFKCPHHFAWPLAALVYPMWASVQAFETDSNAETKNLISYWILLSLLYLFEYAFMSLLPWFRLWLCVKLMIIFLLTIPDFGRASYVYNNCIRPMKLQIVQWRFNNFWRKCFIEKDDFLMHAERYMRENGTEALEKLIASQNTMCRPDVEVANEIIATDDKNVLKVEFLMELGLVQTNGESLQIEHLDIRDLEAIEKKEIPFTKQDIPVMPKVGLSHNASSATVETKGTAESDRTDRDVPQITSIPKEMQKEWTCALCLVTTTSEITLNSHLSGRRHRAAAEALIAKKLLTIQKQKGVEVTNEIIFTDNKEMMKINGNQRLEIDNKDIKDLEAIEKKEIHATKQICGVSDSVRFCGGRSALAATRYQQRFI; the protein is encoded by the exons ATGGTTTTTTCATGGTTTCTCAAACTGTCTTTCAAATGCCCTCATCATTTTGCATG GCCTCTTGCTGCTCTGGTGTATCCAAT GTGGGCCTCAGTACAAGCATTCGAGACTGATTCCAATGCAGAAACTAAGAATTTGATCTCATATTGGATACTTCTTTCATTACTTTATCTCTTTGAGTATGCTTTTATGAGCCTTCTTCCATG GTTTCGGCTCTGGCTGTGCGTTAAGCTAATGATCATCTTCTTGCTCACCATACCAGACTTTGGACGAGCTTCTTATGTTTATAATAACTGTATTCGCCCCATGAAATTGCAAATAGTCCAATGGAGGTTTAATAACTTCTGGAGGAAGTGTTTTATTGAGAAAGATGACTTTTTAATGCATGCCGAGAGATATATGAGAGAAAATGGAACTGAAGCCTTAGAGAAACTCATTGCTAGCCAG AATACAATGTGTAGACCTGATGTAGAAGTGGCAAATGAAATCATAGCTACTGATGATAAAAATGTGCTAAAGGTAGAGTTTTTGAT GGAGCTTGGCCTTGTGCAGACAAATGGAGAAAGTCTCCAAATTGAGCACCTAGACATCAGAGATTTGGAGGCTATTGAGAAAAAAGAAATTCCTTTTACCAAGCAA GATATTCCTGTCATGCCTAAAGTTGGGCTAAGTCATAATGCATCATCAGCCACAGTGGAAACCAAAGGAACAGCAGAGAGTGATAGAACTGATAGAGACGTTCCTCAGATTACTTCTATACCGAAGGAAATGCAGAAAGAGTGGACTTGTGCTTTATGTTTGGTTACAACCACGAGCGAGATAACCTTGAACTCCCACCTCAGTGGAAGGAGACACAGGGCTGCTGCTGAAGCTTTAATAGCAAAGAAGCTACTTACTATTCAGAAACAAAAGGGCGTAGAAGTGACAAATGAAATCATATTTACTGATAATAAAGAAATGATGAAG ATAAATGGAAATCAAAGACTTGAAATAGACAACAAAGACATCAAAGATTTGGAGGCTATTGAGAAAAAAGAAATTCATGCAACCAAGCAA ATCTGTGGCGTTTCCGATAGTGTGCGATTTTGCGGTGGTAGATCTGCTTTGGCGGCAACGCGTTACCAGCAACGATTT ATTTGA
- the LOC131620438 gene encoding uncharacterized protein LOC131620438 yields MASSWFIKLAFKCLHHIAWPLFALVFPMCASIQAIETDSNAETKNLISYWILLSLIYLFEYAFIKLLLWFHLWQYIKLMIIFWLVTPDFGRAYYVYNSLIRSMKPQIVTCWRKCFPESDNFLVHGERYVKENGTEALEKLITSKTNGERVQIEQKDIKDLEAIEKKEILVQTNGEIQTENKDIKYLEAVEKKETSVQANEQIQTENKDIKDLEATEKTEIPAAKQITYANIVASQKASPVIVETKRTAESGIAGGEAVQSLICIEKEVQREWTCALCLVKVTCEKTLNSHLKGKKHRAACEEALKLKMPSSLPKKLTEPIRIVNSKIICKACNVMLPSDDCVVSHIKGWKHMSNLQIKSKSTKYARGQNLVSSAGVKFHLFCLSSRAMLNIETLSWFHVGCAACLLGSLVGSFVFLLSFHLPTKLVLLDYFIYSPRPTFDFPFTSSSYLCSCNKQPLTPLVSSMASSWFLKLAFKFLHHFAWPLVALLYPMCASIQAIETDSYAETKNLISYWILLSFIYLFEYAFINLLPWFQLWLYIKLMIIFWLTIPDFGRASYVYNNVILSMKLQIVTWRLSNYRTKWLFEKDNFLMRAEIYMNENGTEALEKLIVSKNTMCIPHIEGTNDILATDNKETSKTNVERVETNIKDLEAIVKKEIPANQRDISVISETVPSQNASTATVENKVTTENNIAGGEVPQSSTSTQKEVQKEWNCALCSVTTSNEITLNSHLSGRKHRAAIKTFIAKKLPTLQKLNYAEATNEITATESKETLKTNGKRLQPEQTEIKDLDAIAKEIPATKQRTSATTASQKASFAIIETKGTLERDTAGGEVSQSSTSTQKEVQKEWACALCLVTTSSETTLNSHLSGRKHMNTIEALKAKKQPTQAKKQPTLEKNLCEPFRMVNSKIICKVCNIMLPSEEYMASHIKGWKHLSKIQS; encoded by the exons ATGGCTTCTTCATGGTTTATCAAACTTGCTTTCAAATGCCTTCATCATATAGCATG GCCTCTTTTTGCTCTGGTGTTTCCTAT GTGTGCTTCCATTCAAGCAATCGAGACTGATTCCAATGCAGAAACTAAGAATTTAATCTCATATTGGATACTTCTTTCGTTAATATATCTCTTCGAGTATGCTTTTATCAAGCTTCTTCTTTG GTTTCACCTCTGGCAGTACATTAAGCTAATGATCATTTTCTGGCTCGTGACGCCAGACTTTGGACGAGCTTATTATGTTTATAATAGCCTTATTCGCTCGATGAAACCTCAAATAGTCACATGCTGGAGGAAGTGTTTTCCTGAGAGTGATAACTTTTTAGTGCATGGAGAGAGGTATGTGAAAGAGAATGGAACTGAAGCCTTAGAGAAACTCATTACTAGCAAG ACAAATGGAGAAAGAGTTCAAATTGAGCAGAAAGACATCAAAGATTTGGAGGCTATTGAGAAAAAAGAAATTCTTGTGCAGACAAATGGAGAAATACAGACAGAGAACAAAGACATCAAATATTTGGAGGCTGTTGAGAAAAAAGAAACTTCTGTGCAGGCAAACGAACAAATACAGACAGAGAACAAAGACATCAAAGATTTGGAGGCTACTGAGAAAACAGAAATTCCTGCAGCCAAACAA ATAACATATGCTAATATTGTGGCAAGTCAAAAAGCGTCACCAGTCATAGTAGAAACCAAAAGAACAGCAGAAAGTGGGATAGCTGGTGGAGAGGCGGTTCAGAGTTTGATTTGCATAGAGAAGGAAGTGCAGAGAGAGTGGACATGTGCTTTATGCTTGGTTAAAGTTACCTGCGAGAAAACCCTGAATTCCCACCTTAAGGGGAAGAAACACAGGGCTGCTTGTGAAGAAGCTTTGAAATTGAAGATGCCATCTAGTCTGCCGAAGAAGCTGACAGAACCAATAAGGATTGTTAATTCCAAAATAATATGTAAAGCGTGTAATGTTATGCTTCCAAGTGACGACTGTGTGGTATCTCACATAAAAGGGTGGAAGCACATGTCTAATCTTCAGA TCAAATCTAAGAGTACGAAATATGCTCGAGGTCAAAATCTTGTGTCCTCAGCTGGAGTGAAGTTTCATTTGTTCTGCTTGTCTTCCCGTGCGATGCTTAACATTGAGACTTTATCGTGG TTCCATGTCGGTTGTGCAGCTTGCTTACTTGGTTCCCTAGTTGGTAGCTTCGTCTTCTTACTTTCCTTCCATCTCCCAACTAAACTAGTACTACttgattattttatttactcACCACGACCGACTTTTGATTTTCCTTTTACATCATCGTCCTATTTATGCTCATGCAACAAACAACCATTGACACCTTTAGTTTCCTCTATGGCTTCTTCATGGTTTCTCAAATTGGCTTTTAAATTCCTTCATCATTTCGCATG GCCTCTTGTTGCTCTGCTGTATCCTAT GTGTGCTTCCATACAAGCAATTGAGACTGATTCCTATGCGGAAACTAAGAATTTGATCTCATATTGGATACTTCTttcatttatttatctttttgAGTATGCTTTTATCAACCTTCTACCATG GTTTCAGCTATGGTTGTACATCAAGCTAATGATAATATTCTGGCTCACCATACCAGACTTTGGACGAGCTTCTTATGTTTATAATAACGTTATTCTCTCCATGAAACTGCAAATAGTCACTTGGAGGTTAAGTAACTACCGGACGAAGTGGTTATTTGAGAAAGATAACTTTTTAATGCGCGCAGAGATATATATGAACGAGAATGGAACTGAAGCATTAGAGAAACTCATTGTTAGCAAG AATACAATGTGTATACCTCATATAGAAGGGACTAATGATATCCTAGCTACGGATAATAAAGAAACATCGAAG ACAAATGTAGAAAGAGTGGAAACAAacattaaagatttggaggctaTAGTTAAAAAAGAAATTCCTGCAAACCAGCGA GATATTTCTGTTATATCTGAAACTGTGCCAAGTCAAAATGCATCAACAGCCACAGTAGAAAACAAAGTAACCACCGAGAATAACATAGCTGGTGGAGAAGTTCCTCAGAGTTCTACTTCTACGCAGAAGGAAGTGCAGAAAGAGTGGAATTGTGCTTTATGTTCGGTGACAACATCGAACGAGATAACCTTGAATTCACACCTAAGTGGAAGGAAACACAGGGCTGCTATTAAAACTTTTATAGCAAAGAAGCTACCTACGTTGCAGAAGCTAAACTATGCAGAAGCCACAAATGAAATCACTGCTACCGAGAGTAAAGAAACACTAAAG ACAAATGGAAAAAGACTCCAACCAGAACAGACAGAAATCAAAGATTTGGACGCTATTGCAAAAGAAATTCCTGCAACCAAGCAA AGAACCAGTGCTACTACGGCAAGTCAAAAGGCATCGTTTGCCATAATAGAAACCAAAGGAACATTGGAGAGAGACACAGCTGGTGGAGAGGTTTCTCAGAGTTCTACTTCTACACAGAAGGAAGTGCAGAAAGAGTGGGCTTGTGCGTTATGTTTGGTAACAACATCGAGCGAGACAACCTTAAATTCGCATCTTAGTGGAAGGAAACACATGAATACTATTGAGGcattgaaagcaaagaagcaaccCACCCAAGCAAAAAAGCAACCTACCCTGGAAAAGAACCTCTGTGAACCATTTAGGATGGTTAATTCGAAAATAATATGTAAAGTTTGTAATATTATGCTACCAAGTGAGGAGTACATGGCCTCTCACATAAAAGGGTGGAAGCACTTGTCTAAGATTCAAAGTTGA